The Mytilus edulis chromosome 5, xbMytEdul2.2, whole genome shotgun sequence genomic interval agcagatcctgctccacatgtggcacctgtcgtgttgcttatgagataacaaatccgataaaaagtctaattcggtaagtcacatttatgaaagggaaggggattgtagttacgacgtaaggaacatatccgatatcatgtgtgaaacggttattccataacggtcaaccagctCGTGATGTCGTTCGTAAAATTTaagaagagatgatttcaacttcaccatttggaacttttgatttaaaagcttccctgtgagcaacaaccctctatcaagaaaataatgacATGTTCTGTCAAACATCCAAATCAGTTCTTTGTAAGAAGAAAAGTAACACAAAATATCTGTCTCTTTTCAAAACTTTCATCATTTTGGTCCTTTATGTAATAATCTGctacattttcatttaatagtCTTCAACGAATTTCaataaacaattttgatttttaacactAGATAGTAAAGGAATAGTGCATGGTTTttaaaaggaattatttttttaaatcgattgttttggtaaaaaataagaattaaacgaaaaacaaattatgtGTTCCTGTATCAGATTGAAAAACCATTTTTAATTATAGAGTTCGTAAAACATTCATCATAGATAAATATACCCCGATAAAAAATGGGTGGTGTGTTATGTATTGTTATCCAACACAAAATGAACACAATAAgaattttatacaaataatgaACGCAATTGATCAAAATCCTGTAATTTCTAAAATGCACAATATGGGATTTCCTCGTTTATTGCAATTGCAAAGGATCCAAAGATTGCCATTGCAATCAGATGCAATAAGGGCTGGGTTTTGTATACCAAATTGAAGGGTAGATACTATTTTAAGAACCTGTCCAGCTTTATCTAAAATATGCAAGGCACTGTATGCAACTTCAGTCATTATTATATTTCCTTCGCATGACTCGGTAATCTCTGATGGCAACAAACCATCCGTGGATGAATTCAATGGGTACTCCCAAATAACTTCAGGATTAGTATTGATCATTTTAACCGTTCTCAAACTATTGCCTAAAGCTTTTTgtgatattaaacaaaatattccaTCAATTGTTTTCACTATAGAATTGCAGTGGATTATAACGAATTCGCTAAAATTGTACTCTTGTTTTATTTTGCCATCCATTGTTAGGATAACGATCTTCGATGTGTTGTTCTCGTTCGAGTTCATAATAACAATCAGTTCATTTGCTACCGATACGTGAAATGTGGTTGGAATGTATGGCTCGAAATTGTGAATTACGTTCAATCTTCCGGATGCATGTATTTTCATAACTTCATGtccattcaaaacaaatatttcactTGAATTTGAGCAACCTATTTCCTGACATTCGCATTCTGTACGTCTTACAATCCCCATTTTATCACATGGATTGCACTCTACAATTTCATGTCCGTCGGTTATCCATATGTTGCCATTGTTAGTAAGGGTCATACAGTAAGGGTCAAACGGTGGCTGCAAATATTTTGTCTTCCTAAGACTTATCAAACTCCCAAAACGTGTAGGTGTCTTTGCTAAATCAACATTTCCCGGAATGAAATCGATCAATTGATTATCGGAATCTAAACAATCATTCAAGCTTAATGTGTTTTGTAGTGTCTTAGTTGTGTTCATCAAGGAAACAATATTTACAAGTCCCCCTTTTTCGATTTCTGACTGAATAGATTTTGAGATATCTAGTAATTCTGTAAGCTTTACATTTAAACTGGTTTCCTCGTCCAATAAAGTTTTATCGTCTAGCTTCCATTTCTTTTCCAATGTTTTTAAGTCCCTGCATGTTTTATCTTTAATGTGAAGTATTAAGCGGTCCTCTTCCTTCTTAATTTTGTCTTTCACTTCCTTGAAGTTTAATTCTTGTATGTTCCTGGCCTCCTTTAAAGTTCCAATTTTCTGTGATAAAGACATTTCTAGTTCCGTTTTCAGGTTTTCGTTATCTTCAATTTTTTCTTTAATAGTTGGTTCTATTTCCCCAAGATTATGACATTGGTGAGACGACGGTATGCAGCTAGGACAAACTAGTGCTTCACATGTGttacaatataaacaatacatcTGAGATATGTGCATTTTACATTTCGTGAATTTGAATTTCAGTGTATTTGATACTTTCTGGCTATGATCACTAAGATCCTTCAATTTGACTATCGTGTGATGTGCAGCTTGCTTAAGTTTTGAGTGAAGTTTATCTGAACACTTAATACACAGAAGTAAACTACAGTCCAGACATTTTCCAATTATTTTCGTTTCAATGTCACAGAACTCACAAACTAACATATTTTGTGCTCCTTCTAGTGTAGACGCCATGTTGATAATATGATAATATGTTTCGTCATATAATTTACCtgtaatataaacatgataaagttaaatgtttgtttaaattaggccgtgttcacattgacctaaactcggtgttgtgtaagtgtaactcacacgtaaactaaacaaaattacgttcccattgataaaactcaatgtttacatgtagtgtaaatcatgttttgtctacatgcagttgatactcgatgtaggcctagtgtagattaagtgtacacacaactaggcatttaaaacattagtttcaccgtgcatatttaaggaagaaacgatttgtgaataaaattgatatttcaagCAATTATTTAttaagttctttacagaaatatttgtcttaacttgctatatttatttgttttgttataaaacttatcgtaactttattaagcccttatcaagacaagcagcatcattgccgaacatataattcatttgaaaattaaggtctttccgaatcgacctgacttacacagaaatatttgccactggtctttactcaaacaacgattcactcataaatacactacttaaaaagtgtgaggcaaatgtattgtttgtcttgtatctcggatccgtgaaattacactttaaaaagtaaaaaaaaccaacattaccccctccctttgccaaatacttcttggagaagaaatgccatttgaacaaacagaaaagatagaaatatagtgatccctaatatatcaatccttcttcttcgtctgtaagcacgctgttgcagcctacgttttccGTAATGCTaaaatcgagacatctttagtatcttttAACTACTGCAAATCaccaaaatggctttcataaagaaccaaccacttaactttaaaaaaaaggggggggggggtattttgtttatttatctgagTCAGAATTTTTTCCGCGGAAACGTTTTATTCcgttttttttttcgatgctggtaatcaatttttttcaacatttaaaactataatgtatggggaactCTCGATTCATACTATTTTTTATAATCTGTAGAACCAGTTTTCTTTATCCAACtggggttcggaatatttccattcccCCTATTTAGAGtaaaatggtcgttcccttactgctagaaaagttgtccgaaaacgtttcattcgattctacgtaatgaacatttaaatgacatagagtttacaagtgtgaacaaatcttatgtacaggtaattaaacaaggtgtatagatgtgaacaaatttaatgtgaaaccaatggccagtccattaaactaattgtaaacaagtttactgtacacggagtttggtgtgaacacggccttagttcAATAGTGGCACACTTATCAAAGGTTATAATCTATTAAGATCCTTGAATAGTGTATCAGTTGTACGACTTTACCCAgcacaactataaaaaaaaaaaaaacagtacacatggacattttttatgatttgaatatAGCAAAGTGCTATCAACAAAAGCAAATGTAGGAATTGACGTGTCCTTCTTGTGCAGAATGAATGTAAATTATGTTTTTAGTAAGTGATTGTTCTTTGTTTACGCCATCTAGTTATTAAAGTTCCAAAACCAAGAATTTCAATAAATGTGTNNNNNNNNNNNNNNNNNNNNNNNNNNNNNNNNNNNNNNNNNNNNNNNNNNNNNNNNNNNNNNNNNNNNNNNNNNNNNNNNNNNNNNNNNNNNNNNNNNNNATTTATGTGTTTGAAAGATTTGTATTTTATGCTACTGGATCCGTGGTTAGTAGTGCAGTTTTAATAAGGGGGCATAGTGGCCTTTTTCGGGACGTGGGTATTCGACCTTTGTGTTGGTGGGAATTCGGGATTAAGACCTATAGACTCGggtatttcatttaattttttttcgaatCTGAGAATGAATACTTTTTTTCTGGAAATCTGAATGACACTTGCTTTTTTAATCGACAAtgtatttgttgaatttgaaaaaattatatttcaagaCAGTTGGTATTCCAGTGGGTACTAACTGTGCATCACTTTTGGTCGaattgtttttgtactcgtatgaagcagaattcatccAGAACCTACTtatagacaaaaagaaaaacatcttGCGAAactctttaattttactttcagagATATTGATCATGTCCTATCACTGAGTACCCCATATTTCAGTCAGTACATGCATCTCATATATTCCATTGAATTTAAAATTATGGATACTACCGATAATAGAAGAATAGCTTCGTTCCTTGATCTATTCCGCAATATAAACACAGATGGATGACTTCAtactaaaatctatgacaaacgggatgatttcaactttccattaTCAATTACCCATATCTCAGCAGTATGTCTTATGATCTGTTGTTTGAATTCTGTGTTTTCGGTTCATTCACATAAGTCTGATTTGTCAGTATAGTCtagttaatttcaattttccatGTTTTTCCGTAGATCAAGTTAGAGTtgtgttagtccaaataattatgacgtcgtCACAACATTAATCAAAAATATCACTCCAAGACCCGTCGTAATCACGATAATTATTTGGCTAGTGTTGTGAagataaatttagtttttttttttatcgtttcatATAATTGAATGAATTTCAAGATTATATATACGTCACAAATTATGTCACTGTGATTTTACTGTGCTGTTGTAAAATGAAGATGTACGTTGTTATTCTGCAGTTAACATGTTGAAATATACTATTAGTTATTTATGTGTTTCTCTGTGCTACGTGTTCTTCTGTTTGTTTGTACCGCAttcctgtcacgtagtgttgtcattttaccGATATTTATAACGTTCCATATAAGCGGGATGTTTGGTTAGtcataaaacaaggttcaatccaattttttttcttaaattggtCTGTTTTAAGtcagaatatggcagttgttatcaaatagtcagTTTCTATGTATTGTGGCGTTTGATTTTTGTTGCACCTCAGTGTTTCTGCtattccgttgttttcctcttatattttatgtgttCCCTCGGTTTAGGGTTATATgcctatatgcctttttgtttcatatgtgtttgtttgttttatagtgatttaacacaatgttgactgctgtactatttttgacatttttacctattatgtctgtatattttgttcacgcatcgttgtcaatataatggaatatttTGCGACTGTCAAAAGAGATTTAGCTAGcgataaaaccaagtttaatgcaccattttctacaaaagaaaatgcctgtatcaattcaggaatatgacagttgttatctattcgtttgatttgtttgggcttttgattttgtcatttgattagggactttctgttttgaattttcctcggagttcagtaattttgttattttactttttacagcaAATTAGCAAAGTagttgtaatttaatcaattgcattatgaAGTGTTCGACCCCATCTCTGCTTGAAAGGCAAATACAAAATGACATCATGAAAGAACTGATAAACGAATGGACTTAGTGGCCTTCTAGATTAAAGGCGCAGgtcaaagaaaaacaataatacttTCTCTTGGTTAGATTTTCaccaaaatcatttgaaaatggaTAGCTGTAAAGAAAAGGGTTGAAGCTTTATGTACAACGAACTTAGAATAATTCAATGTAGAACTTGGAAAATCCACAGATTTGGCAAGCCATGACTCAATCGTGCAAAGCCTATTGTGGCAAGCTTTCTGTCGTTTTTTAGTTGGAAACAACAAATTCGATATAGACGGTTATACCTTCTATGGACACAACAGACTGGATAAGCATCATAAGAGAAGCGTGGCTCAGGTGGAGTTGGAGTATTtgttaaaagtaatattgaagatcaatttaaaagttaaaattttagataAAAAGCGTAAAAAGGCATTATTGGGCTAAATTTTGATAATGAACAGGAAACTTTTTGTATATGCGTATGTTATTTACCACCAACAGGCTCAAGTCGCTCAAATGGTCGAGAACAGTTTTATACAGATCTTACTAATCAGGTATATATCTATCAGAACATTGGACAAATGTATATAGCTGGTGATTTCAACTCGAGATGCTCAGATTTCATTGAAGGAGTTGATGATGATACACTAAGAAAGGTGATTGATTATAGTTCAAATTCAAATGGTGATTTATTAATAGATTTCCTAGTCGATTGTAATTTATGCACGCTCAATTGAAGAATTTAACGTGTAAATCAAAATAAGGTAAATCAGTGGTTGACTTCATAATGACAACCCATGGACACATTCATATGTGCACTGACTTTGATGTTAAA includes:
- the LOC139524973 gene encoding uncharacterized protein, with the translated sequence MASTLEGAQNMLVCEFCDIETKIIGKCLDCSLLLCIKCSDKLHSKLKQAAHHTIVKLKDLSDHSQKVSNTLKFKFTKCKMHISQMYCLYCNTCEALVCPSCIPSSHQCHNLGEIEPTIKEKIEDNENLKTELEMSLSQKIGTLKEARNIQELNFKEVKDKIKKEEDRLILHIKDKTCRDLKTLEKKWKLDDKTLLDEETSLNVKLTELLDISKSIQSEIEKGGLVNIVSLMNTTKTLQNTLSLNDCLDSDNQLIDFIPGNVDLAKTPTRFGSLISLRKTKYLQPPFDPYCMTLTNNGNIWITDGHEIVECNPCDKMGIVRRTECECQEIGCSNSSEIFVLNGHEVMKIHASGRLNVIHNFEPYIPTTFHVSVANELIVIMNSNENNTSKIVILTMDGKIKQEYNFSEFVIIHCNSIVKTIDGIFCLISQKALGNSLRTVKMINTNPEVIWEYPLNSSTDGLLPSEITESCEGNIIMTEVAYSALHILDKAGQVLKIVSTLQFGIQNPALIASDCNGNLWILCNCNKRGNPILCILEITGF